TAAAACAACTGCCTTCGTTTCGTGCTTAGGAAAGTGTTGACGTCCGATTTCTCAACGAGTGTTTGGCGATGATGCATCAGCCGGCTGCATTACTCCCGAGCAGCGTGTTTCTCGGTATACATGCACATGCGCGTCGTATTGAGTTAGGAGTTACGTTGGCCTCGAACAGCCAGACAAGTGGACGGGAAAAGGGTGGTTTCGTAGAGGAGATGCGGTCACAATCGATTTGGAAGGGATAGGTAAAAATCACGGATCGTCTGAAGGACCTGATCAGGTCGGGCGGGGAATGGATCAGCTCGGCCGACCGGCAGAATGCGTTGGTTGGACACACGGCGATCCGAGAGGCGGCTGTCATTGCTGTGCCCCACCCGAAATGGCAGGAGCGCCCCCCTAGCTCTAGTGGTCCTGAAAGAGAATCTGACCGTTGACCCTTGCGAGGTGCGTTCCTTCCTGCAGCAAAACTTCGCGTCATGGCAAGTGCCCGATGCATTCATGGTTGTCGCGGGGCTTCCACATGCTTCAACCGGAAAGTTGCAGAAGAGCAACCTGCAGGAGCAGCTCAACGATTGGCGATGGGATACTGATCGCGGAGTTGCTGTGTCCTGACTGCTCCCTGACTTTGCTCAAGGGAGGCGCAGGGAGATCCGTTACATGCGCTCAACGAGTGATAATAGGGCAATGCACTCATCGAGCTTGCCCTGTGCTCTGCATTGTAAAATGTGCTCTTGAATCCGACTTTCCCACGCTTTGTCGTCCGTGTCGCGTTGATGCGACCCGTAAGTGTGGGTCCATTTGCGGGTCCAATAAGGGGCCCATAAGCGTTTCGTCGGATTCTTTTCCGCTCTTTAGCTCTTTGTTTTGTGCAGCTAAGTTACTCAAATTGCGTCAAAACGAGGATTGGGGTAGGTGAGATCATAAGTTCGACCATTCCAAGCTCAAGCCGCGATGCGGAGAACCAGCCCTCTAATGGGAATCGCAAAAGGTGTGTAATGCAGGTGGTGGCCAGAGACGGGATCGAACCGCCGACGCCGGCCTTTTCAGGGCTTCCTAGCAAGCGAACTAAGTAGTCTGGAATCAGCGGATATGTTGAGACGGTTAGCGTTATGCCCTTCTCGATTTAGGATCATCTGGGATTGTTTCGACCATACGATGATCGTGTATTGGTCGTGCGAGCCACGACCTCGTGGCGAATGTCCACCCCCACACAAACGTATCACTGGATCCCGATCTAGCGACCGCACAAACATGCGACGCCGTTCGGATCACAAATGGTTGTGCATACTCCCCCATACACTGAAGCAGAAGACGAAGCACATTGAAGATATCAGATCGCACGAATCGAAGAGGACGCCCCTACAGCTTGTAATGGATGTACAGAAAGTGCTCGCGACCCTGATGTCATCATGGATCCGAGCCCACACTCTATAGCTTGCGGCGGTTCCGCATCCAAGTTGTTGATAAGAACCGTGGCTTGACTTTGCGAGCTCTCTCGGAACGTCGCGAGATCCTTGGCTCCATCGTCATCCCAGCGGAGTACCTCGCTCTCTTCCCCACGGCTCAAATCAAAAAACTGCGAAGCAAATGTTAAGTTTGGTGCTGGGCTCAGCTGTACTGGTGATGTAAAAGCCCGACGAGGATTTTCTCACAAGGCTTCTGTGCCTTTGTAGTAGATGCTGGCGGCCCAGGTCTGTGGATTGGGACAATTGTCGTTGTATCCAGCTAGACCGAAGCAGAGTTTAGCGCTGCTGCGTGTGAGTAAGGAGTTGAGGTAGATGGCCATGCCCTCCGGTTCGCGTTCTCCGATGGAGTAGCCGGCATTGGAGCTACTTTGCCAGGTAGTGCCTGTGTTTAGTTATATTTTTGGGGGAAGGTGTGGGGCTGGCTTGTGCGTCATTTCGTGGCGTATGGAAATCTTAGACGGGGGGATAGTTGGCGTTATATACCCGGTACGGGCGGTTTCGATTCGCTCGCGATCGACTTCTATGGTGTTAGAGAGTTGCAAAGACGCAGCTCGCGACTGAGCTGGTTTCGTCGTCCTCCCAACACTGCGCGCGGTGTTGGATCAAATCAAGTACCACCTATAAACAGACTAATGTCCTTTCTTCAATTTTCCCCGAAGGGGCTGGCCTGGATAGTGGGGCATTGATTGACCTGCAGAGAAAGGCGAAAGACTGTGTATGCCTTAGGTCGAAAAATCGTGGCTGATTTTGAGTTCTTAGGATGCCTTCTGTCCTGAAATAAGATTGGCATCCGTATGCTGCGAACTGCGGTTAGTCTTAACGCCTCATTGCTGAGCGATGTGATTGCAGTCTCCATAGGTCCACTCGGGAGTGGCACCCGGACGGCTTGCCACCAGGGCGCCGGCCGCGTTTGCGAAGCGGGCAATATCTTCAGTAAGCCACTTGGAGTGATATCCATGCAGGAACGCAGCTGCAAAAGCATCGCCCGCCCCCACGGTGTCGTGTACCTCGATAGAAAATCCGCTGTGGGTATCTACGGAGCCGCTGCTATAGATCAAGCAGCCTTCCGCGCCTAGCGTTACGCACATCGTATCGATGTCGTATTCGGAGGTCCATTGCTGACAGAAGGATGTGAGATCGAAGGTTTGCGATGAGGGATGAGCGAGTCCAGACAGGATTTTTGCTTCATCGAGATTGAGCTTCATCACATGGCAACGATGGCTCAATCGCTGTACCAGCGCATAGTTCCAATGACCCGTACGAAGGTTCAGATCATAGAAGCAACGAACATTTGGCTGGGTGTAAATGAGTTCCGCGATGAAATCTTCCAGAGCAGGTTCCGTCTGAAGAAGGGTTCCAAAGTAGATCCATTCGATCAATCGC
This portion of the Edaphobacter sp. 4G125 genome encodes:
- a CDS encoding AMP-binding enzyme — translated: MRWLDTRRSERRLSLLCPTRNGRSAPLALVVLKENLTVDPCEVRSFLQQNFASWQVPDAFMVVAGLPHASTGKLQKSNLQEQLNDWRWDTDRGVAVS
- a CDS encoding PfkB family carbohydrate kinase, yielding MRNTTGEGIRVLAVGEILWDIFDGTEILGGASLNFSANIQRLGGAATLITGVGADDRGYRAIDAMKLLGLSTKAVQIVPGEATGIALVESTPSGETTFHIPRPVAFDRIDTSTSSISAETLRLIEWIYFGTLLQTEPALEDFIAELIYTQPNVRCFYDLNLRTGHWNYALVQRLSHRCHVMKLNLDEAKILSGLAHPSSQTFDLTSFCQQWTSEYDIDTMCVTLGAEGCLIYSSGSVDTHSGFSIEVHDTVGAGDAFAAAFLHGYHSKWLTEDIARFANAAGALVASRPGATPEWTYGDCNHIAQQ